The sequence GCGATTTCCTGATCACCTTGTACACATTGAACAGTGAAAACCCGACCTGTTGCCCAACCACCCCGACTGGAGCAAGCTCTCGGCTCAACCGCCCGCGCAGCCTTGCCCACCCACCCAGCGGCGCGGCCGCCACCAGCGGATGCCTCAACGCCGAGGCCTCAATGTGGAGGAACGACCGATGACCCCGCAGTCCCACGCCCTTGAGCTGACCCCCGAGGAGCGCGAGGCCGGTCTCGACGCCGAGCAGCTGCGCCGCCTCGTCGGCCTCGTCGAGCACGACCCCGCCACCGACCCGTTCCCGGTCACCGCGCAGGACGCCGTCGTGTTCGTGGTCGGCAACGCCACCCAGACGGCCCAGTTCTACCAGGTCGTCTTCGGCATGGAGCTGGTCGCCTACTCCGGCCCGGAGACCGGCCGCCGCGACCGCAAGGCCTACGTGCTGCGCTCCGGCTCCTGCCGCTTCGTGATCAAGGGCGGCGTCGCCCCGGACAGCCCGCTGCTGGACCACCACCGCCGCCACGGCGACGGCGTCGTCGACCTGGCGATGGAGGTGCCGGACGTCGACAAGTGCATCGCGCACGCCCGCGCCCAGGGCGCCACCGTGCTGGAGGAGCCGAACGACGTCTCCGACGAGCACGGCACCGTCCGCCGCGCCGCGATCGCCACCTACGGCGAGACCCGCCACACCCTGGTCGACCGCTCCCGGTACACCGGCCCCTACCTGCCGGGCTACATCGCCGCCCAGAGCCGGGTGAAGCACCCCGAGGGCTCGCCGCGCCGCCTGTTCCAGGCGCTGGACCACGCGGTCGGCAACGTCGAGCTCGGCAAGATGGACGAGTGGGTCACCTTCTACAACAAGGTCATGGGCTTCGTGAACATGGCCGAGTTCGTGGGCGACGACATCGCCACCGACTACTCCGCGCTGATGTCCAAGGTC comes from Streptomyces sp. TLI_053 and encodes:
- the hppD gene encoding 4-hydroxyphenylpyruvate dioxygenase, with protein sequence MTPQSHALELTPEEREAGLDAEQLRRLVGLVEHDPATDPFPVTAQDAVVFVVGNATQTAQFYQVVFGMELVAYSGPETGRRDRKAYVLRSGSCRFVIKGGVAPDSPLLDHHRRHGDGVVDLAMEVPDVDKCIAHARAQGATVLEEPNDVSDEHGTVRRAAIATYGETRHTLVDRSRYTGPYLPGYIAAQSRVKHPEGSPRRLFQALDHAVGNVELGKMDEWVTFYNKVMGFVNMAEFVGDDIATDYSALMSKVVASGNHRVKFPLNEPAIAKKKSQIDEYLEFYTGPGCQHMALATNDILTTVDVLRSRGVEFLNTPDSYYDDPELRERIGHVRVPIEELKSRGILVDRDEDGYLLQIFTKPIGDRPTVFYEFIERHGSLGFGKGNFKALFEAIEREQDARGNL